Proteins from a genomic interval of Thunnus maccoyii chromosome 1, fThuMac1.1, whole genome shotgun sequence:
- the LOC121903650 gene encoding calcium and integrin-binding family member 2-like isoform X2 has product MLHGRYRELAPHLVPLDYTNNPDIKVPLTLIVTMPELKENPFRDRIVETFSEDGQGNLSFNDFVDMFSALCETSPRELKTIHAFKIYDFNRDSFICKEDLQKTLNKLTKGELTAEEVTLVCDKAIEEADLDGDNKLSFSDFENMISKAPDFLSNFHIRI; this is encoded by the exons at GTTACATGGCAGATATCGTGAGCTGGCTCCACATTTAGTGCCGCTGGATTACACCAACAATCCGGACATCAAAGTTCCTCTGACGCTGATCGTCACCATGCCTGAGCTGAAG GAGAACCCGTTCCGAGACAGGATCGTGGAGACGTTCTCGGAGGACGGTCAGGGGAACCTGAGCTTCAACGACTTTGTCGACATGTTTTCTGCACTCTGTGAAACTTCCCCCAGAGAGCTGAAGACCATTCACGCCTTCAAGATTTACG ACTTCAACAGGGACAGCTTCATCTGTAAGGAGGACCTGCAGAAGACCCTGAACAAGCTGACCAAAGGCGAGCTGACGGCGGAGGAGGTGACGCTGGTGTGTGATAAAGCCATCGAGGAGGCCGACCTCGACGGAGACAACAAGCTCTCCTTCTCCGACTTCGAGAACATGATCTCCAAGGCTCCGGACTTCCTGAG TAACTTCCACATACGAATATGA